Within the Takifugu rubripes chromosome 8, fTakRub1.2, whole genome shotgun sequence genome, the region TGTCGAGCTTCTCCATGTTTAGCTCCACCAGCATCAAACCTGGCTTCTCCCCTCCACAGTCCGCCAACACATCACCCCAGGGGTCCACCGCCAGCGCGTGTCCATACGACGCGCGCTTGTCGTGGTGCTGGCCGACCTGTGCCGCTGCCAGGACAAAACACTGGTTCTCAATTGCCCGTGCTCGTAACAACACCTgcaaaaaaacatattttgattttgcttttcttGGTTTTATGAAGTCCAGCCTTGGCAATCATTAACAACTCCCACCTCCCAGTGAGCCCGTCCTGTTGCTACAGTGAAAGCTGATGGATATGTCAGAATCTGGGCACCCCCATCCTTTTGCAACGCCAAGGACAACTCGGGGAATCTCAGATCATAGCAGATGCCCAAACCAACCTGGCAACAATATTAGTTGGCAATTAACATTGGTTACTTATTTAAACATTCATAATAAATACATTCCTTGTGTCACTTATTAAACCTTGCACTGTatgtttagtttgtttatccATGGCTCAGAAATAGGTGGAGATACTACTGCTCATTCTAAGTTGTTTGCAAGTCAGGATCATATTATAATGTGATTATTATGACAAGTTAAAAAGTCACCTTGCCAATAGGAGTTTGGACTGGAGCGACGAGGGATGGTCCAGAGATTGTGAAGGCACTTTCTTTAAGAGAAACACCTTTTTCAGGCAGCTCCATATCAAACAAATGGGACTTCCTGTAGACAGAAACAGTTTTGCCTGTGAATGGAATGAGAATGTCAGTAAAAGAGTAATTTCTGCGCAATAAAGTAACGTGGGTGTGTTTGCGTGGGACAGGCAGCACCTTGCTCATCAATGATTACATGGCTGTTATAGATCCGTCTGTCAGATCCCCAGTCGTGTCCTCGCTCGTGAAACCCTCCCAGAGACAGCCAAATTCCTAATTTCCTGTAAACAGCGCAGATTAAAATATTCTGCCAAAACAAGTGCCGATTAAATTAATGATAGGAGATCAGTAAAAATGGATACatatacattttcattttttttaataaatggtgGTCTATGCACAAGACAAATAGACAAATTGTTTTTCCCACCTGGCTAGCTGGCAATATTGCGTAATTGTGTCCCCTGTCAAGGGCTCAGATAATGACAGTGTCTCTTCTCGACTGGACCCGATATAGTCAAAGCCTTCAGGGAGAAAGACCATAGCGGCTCCCCGCTCCTTGGCTTCTTCCACCAGCTGGGTACAGGCAGACAAGTTGGCTGCTTTGTCTGGGGTGGCTGTCATTTGacacacagcagccagtggcCACTGTGATGTAGACATCCTTCGTGCACAAGATTTAATAGTCCATCA harbors:
- the nit1 gene encoding deaminated glutathione amidase isoform X2; this encodes MSTSQWPLAAVCQMTATPDKAANLSACTQLVEEAKERGAAMVFLPEGFDYIGSSREETLSLSEPLTGDTITQYCQLARKLGIWLSLGGFHERGHDWGSDRRIYNSHVIIDEQGKTVSVYRKSHLFDMELPEKGVSLKESAFTISGPSLVAPVQTPIGKVGLGICYDLRFPELSLALQKDGGAQILTYPSAFTVATGRAHWEVLLRARAIENQCFVLAAAQVGQHHDKRASYGHALAVDPWGDVLADCGGEKPGLMLVELNMEKLDSTRKHMPVQQHRRDTVFYHSLERT
- the nit1 gene encoding deaminated glutathione amidase isoform X1, whose product is MIKSLIPVTCILATSRKCIGLFPACRQGLKQINRMSTSQWPLAAVCQMTATPDKAANLSACTQLVEEAKERGAAMVFLPEGFDYIGSSREETLSLSEPLTGDTITQYCQLARKLGIWLSLGGFHERGHDWGSDRRIYNSHVIIDEQGKTVSVYRKSHLFDMELPEKGVSLKESAFTISGPSLVAPVQTPIGKVGLGICYDLRFPELSLALQKDGGAQILTYPSAFTVATGRAHWEVLLRARAIENQCFVLAAAQVGQHHDKRASYGHALAVDPWGDVLADCGGEKPGLMLVELNMEKLDSTRKHMPVQQHRRDTVFYHSLERT